A window of the bacterium genome harbors these coding sequences:
- a CDS encoding MarR family transcriptional regulator, which produces MAMVRRSSPGKSTTSAATASHDVRAALDAVRRIVQGLRVAGREGERRAGLSSAQLFALQQIGEHPRASVNELAALTFTHQSSVSVVIQRLVERRLVAKVTATDDRRRLRLELTAKGRAVLGRAPAAVQERLIAAIAALAPGDRRVLARALGHVARAVAPKDAAAHPPMFFEDGAQSKKG; this is translated from the coding sequence GCTATGGTTCGCCGGTCATCGCCGGGCAAGTCCACCACGTCGGCCGCGACAGCGTCGCACGACGTCCGCGCCGCGCTCGACGCGGTGCGGCGGATCGTCCAAGGGCTGCGGGTTGCCGGCCGCGAGGGCGAGCGGCGCGCTGGGCTCAGCAGCGCCCAGCTCTTCGCCCTGCAGCAGATTGGCGAGCATCCACGCGCGTCGGTCAACGAGCTGGCGGCGCTGACGTTCACGCACCAGAGCTCGGTGTCGGTCGTGATCCAGCGGCTGGTCGAGCGGCGCCTGGTCGCCAAGGTCACCGCCACGGACGATCGCCGGCGCCTGCGGCTGGAGCTCACCGCGAAAGGACGGGCCGTGCTCGGGCGCGCACCGGCGGCCGTCCAGGAGCGGCTGATCGCGGCGATCGCCGCGCTCGCGCCCGGTGACCGTCGCGTCCTCGCGCGCGCGCTCGGCCACGTCGCCCGGGCGGTCGCGCCGAAAGACGCCGCCGCTCATCCGCCGATGTTCTTCGAGGACGGCGCTCAGTCGAAGAAAGGCTAG